One Bradyrhizobium sp. CCGB12 genomic window carries:
- a CDS encoding DUF2778 domain-containing protein codes for MTSRNWLGAAAIGCVVMGAGWTIYSNVFGASVYPTVGSIGYDEPVIKRAPKVALRDAGEAVKEAFALLPDRLQVAAPISREMFNERFAAAATQGVASNAAAAAPASPATVVAEAKETAKDAPKEPAKPGVIAKVAEALKPHGSAKTADAAKAKRADAGVQLASADPAEIVPAPEAKPKSFADRAKAAVMSITGPRQSMVEKLWGKRESSGGLLAYASADASITAAIAPKEQNPMFGGAPPYERDTAVYDITAKTVYLPDGTKLEAHSGLGSNLDDPRSQRQRMRGVTPPHIYTLKPREALFHGVPALRLTPIGGESAIYGRDGLLAHTFMLGPNGDSNGCVSFKDYYAFLDAYRNKGIRKLAVLARVE; via the coding sequence ATGACCTCCCGTAATTGGCTTGGCGCCGCGGCGATCGGCTGCGTCGTGATGGGCGCTGGCTGGACCATCTACAGCAACGTTTTCGGCGCGAGCGTCTATCCGACCGTCGGCAGCATTGGCTATGACGAGCCCGTGATCAAGCGTGCGCCGAAGGTCGCGCTGCGCGATGCGGGCGAGGCGGTCAAGGAAGCCTTCGCGCTCTTGCCCGACCGGCTGCAGGTCGCCGCCCCGATCTCGCGCGAGATGTTCAATGAGCGCTTTGCCGCGGCTGCAACGCAAGGCGTGGCCTCGAATGCGGCCGCCGCCGCGCCCGCCTCTCCCGCAACCGTCGTTGCCGAGGCCAAGGAAACCGCAAAGGACGCGCCGAAAGAGCCCGCGAAGCCGGGCGTGATCGCGAAGGTCGCGGAAGCGCTGAAGCCGCACGGCTCCGCAAAGACCGCTGACGCTGCCAAGGCCAAGCGCGCTGACGCAGGCGTGCAACTGGCTTCGGCCGATCCGGCCGAGATCGTGCCGGCGCCCGAGGCAAAACCAAAATCCTTCGCCGATCGCGCCAAGGCCGCGGTGATGTCGATCACGGGGCCGCGGCAGTCGATGGTCGAAAAGCTCTGGGGCAAGCGTGAGTCGTCCGGCGGGCTGCTTGCCTATGCCTCGGCCGATGCCAGCATCACCGCTGCCATCGCGCCCAAGGAGCAGAACCCGATGTTCGGCGGCGCGCCGCCCTATGAGCGCGACACCGCGGTCTACGACATCACGGCCAAGACCGTGTATCTGCCCGACGGCACCAAGCTCGAGGCGCATTCCGGGCTCGGCTCCAATCTCGACGATCCGCGCTCCCAGCGCCAACGCATGCGCGGCGTGACGCCGCCGCACATCTACACACTGAAGCCGCGCGAGGCGCTGTTCCACGGCGTGCCGGCGCTGCGCCTGACCCCGATCGGCGGCGAGAGCGCGATTTACGGCCGCGACGGTCTGCTCGCCCACACCTTCATGCTCGGGCCGAACGGCGATTCCAACGGCTGCGTGTCGTTCAAGGACTATTACGCCTTCCTCGACGCCTACCGCAACAAGGGCATCCGCAAGCTCGCGGTGCTGGCGCGGGTGGAGTGA
- a CDS encoding DUF488 family protein translates to MAKAKKLFTIGYEQTPPKAVLDELEQAGVKLVVDVRAVTSSRRPGFSKKQLSAGLDERGIAYVHLAALGTPKEGRLAARSGQYDVLENIYSRHLKTPQAREEMDELSALVKKAGPVCLLCYERDHTHCHRQMIAEIIEERDGVTVKNLAGRQA, encoded by the coding sequence ATGGCGAAGGCGAAAAAACTCTTCACCATCGGCTATGAGCAGACGCCGCCCAAGGCGGTGCTGGACGAGCTGGAGCAGGCCGGCGTCAAGCTCGTGGTCGACGTGCGCGCGGTGACGTCATCGCGGCGGCCGGGTTTTTCGAAGAAGCAGCTTTCAGCAGGCCTCGATGAGCGCGGCATCGCTTATGTCCACCTCGCTGCGCTCGGCACGCCCAAGGAGGGCCGGCTCGCTGCACGCAGCGGCCAATACGATGTGCTGGAGAATATCTATTCAAGGCACCTGAAGACGCCGCAGGCCAGGGAAGAAATGGACGAGCTCTCGGCTCTGGTGAAGAAGGCTGGCCCCGTGTGCCTGCTCTGCTACGAGCGCGACCACACCCACTGCCACCGCCAGATGATCGCGGAAATCATCGAGGAGCGCGATGGCGTCACGGTGAAGAATTTGGCGGGACGGCAGGCCTGA
- a CDS encoding cysteine hydrolase family protein — MTSAKTLLQLAGADLTPPRLGDAALVLIDIQNEYLAGPLALPGAKPAIARAAALLARARERGSAIIHIAHRGKPGSLFDRSADRGAIVAELSPRADELVIEKELPNAFAGTDLQAQLAASGRKNIVLAGFMTHMCVSSTARAALDLGFRTTIDADSCATRDLPDGRGGALDAGTIHEVALAELSDRFAIIARGDALA, encoded by the coding sequence ATGACGTCCGCAAAGACCCTGCTGCAGCTCGCCGGTGCCGACCTCACCCCGCCGCGTCTTGGCGACGCCGCGCTGGTGCTGATCGACATCCAGAACGAATATCTTGCAGGTCCCCTCGCCCTGCCCGGCGCCAAGCCTGCGATCGCGCGGGCGGCCGCCCTGTTGGCGCGGGCGCGCGAGCGCGGATCCGCGATCATCCACATCGCCCATCGCGGCAAGCCCGGCAGCCTGTTCGATCGCTCTGCCGACCGCGGCGCCATCGTCGCCGAGCTTAGCCCCCGTGCGGACGAGCTCGTGATCGAGAAGGAGTTGCCGAACGCCTTCGCCGGCACCGACCTGCAGGCGCAGCTCGCCGCGAGCGGACGCAAGAACATCGTGCTGGCCGGCTTCATGACGCATATGTGCGTCAGCTCCACCGCGCGTGCCGCGCTCGATCTCGGTTTCCGCACGACCATCGATGCCGATTCCTGCGCCACGCGTGATCTGCCCGACGGCCGCGGCGGCGCGCTGGACGCCGGGACCATCCACGAGGTCGCACTGGCCGAGCTCTCGGACCGTTTTGCGATCATCGCGCGCGGCGACGCGCTGGCATGA
- a CDS encoding caspase family protein, which yields MRAFSRFHLAKLCLALLACWLCPGPASAETRVALVIGNGAYASTARLPNPSHDAEDVATSLKRSGFEVLQGIDLRQAEMQDLTIRFARAAGRADVAMFYYSGHAMQYNGVNYLMPVDAVLTDEADLKRFVRVDDIVNDLQQAKNLRILVLDSCRDNPLAETLKRSAGTTRAASIGRGLSKVEAPRGTIVSFSTQSGQTAADGVGRNSPYTTAFLKHIEKPHEIGDVFRDISSDVYDASGKTQLPELSLSIIGKFYLNGQVAVAPTAPQAAPRPDPCAAAEAHWKAADGIGTVGAFEDHLARFSSCSFANLAKARLDGMKKTALAPAADGARAGGTKAFDGNWDVTLHCQASGKAQGFTRSLSGTVTNGVFHAESLGKDGGTRLEIDGQIPPDGKTTLSARGTTGASAYTLNNLAPGSPYAFTVDAQFERSRGSGKRNEARACNLVFVKR from the coding sequence ATGCGAGCTTTTTCCAGATTTCACCTGGCCAAACTTTGCCTCGCCCTCCTTGCCTGCTGGCTGTGCCCTGGTCCTGCATCGGCGGAAACCCGGGTCGCGCTGGTGATCGGTAACGGCGCCTATGCCTCGACGGCGCGGCTTCCGAACCCGTCGCACGATGCCGAAGACGTCGCCACCTCGCTCAAGCGCAGCGGCTTCGAGGTCCTGCAAGGGATCGACCTGCGCCAGGCCGAGATGCAGGACCTGACCATCCGCTTCGCGCGCGCCGCAGGCAGAGCCGATGTCGCCATGTTCTACTACAGCGGCCATGCGATGCAGTACAACGGCGTGAACTATCTGATGCCCGTCGACGCCGTGCTGACCGATGAAGCAGACCTCAAGCGCTTCGTGCGGGTCGACGACATCGTGAACGACCTGCAGCAGGCCAAGAACCTGCGCATCCTGGTGCTCGATTCCTGCCGCGACAATCCGCTGGCCGAAACCCTCAAGCGCTCGGCCGGGACGACGCGGGCTGCGTCGATCGGACGCGGGCTGTCGAAAGTCGAGGCGCCGCGCGGCACGATCGTGTCGTTCTCGACGCAGTCCGGACAGACAGCCGCCGATGGCGTCGGCCGCAACAGTCCCTACACGACCGCGTTCCTGAAGCACATCGAGAAGCCGCACGAGATCGGCGACGTCTTTCGCGACATCAGCAGCGACGTCTATGACGCGAGTGGCAAGACCCAGCTCCCGGAGCTGTCGCTGTCGATCATCGGCAAGTTCTACCTGAACGGACAGGTCGCGGTCGCACCGACCGCGCCCCAGGCCGCGCCGCGGCCCGATCCCTGCGCAGCCGCAGAGGCGCACTGGAAGGCCGCTGACGGCATCGGCACCGTCGGCGCCTTCGAGGATCATCTGGCGCGATTTTCGAGTTGCAGCTTCGCCAATCTCGCCAAAGCGCGGCTCGACGGCATGAAGAAGACGGCGCTTGCGCCGGCGGCCGACGGCGCCCGGGCCGGTGGGACCAAGGCCTTCGACGGCAACTGGGACGTGACCTTGCACTGCCAGGCTTCGGGCAAGGCACAAGGCTTCACCAGATCCCTGTCCGGCACCGTGACAAACGGTGTGTTTCACGCCGAGTCTCTGGGCAAGGACGGCGGCACTCGGCTGGAGATCGATGGCCAGATTCCGCCGGACGGCAAGACGACATTGAGCGCGCGCGGGACGACGGGGGCGAGCGCTTATACCCTCAACAACCTCGCGCCCGGCTCACCCTATGCCTTCACGGTCGATGCGCAGTTCGAACGCAGCCGCGGCAGCGGCAAGCGCAACGAGGCGCGTGCTTGCAACCTGGTTTTCGTCAAGCGCTGA
- a CDS encoding CHASE2 domain-containing protein — protein MRSRGVQILVALVLTALWGAGVFAAHANGHLRFLDRLEATLTDWRTQVRGVRRPPDLVTIVAIDDTVVKRGGSYPLPRADLARVVDTIVQFKPKVVAIDLLLVDRSAAIGDATLANTLATGPMVLAAAAIFPAASEAVVPSSDDPLAVLPQAERFLLPLPAFADHAEVGVVNVATGQSGSPLSVPMLFRTRDKVELSFPLRVAARALDKPLTIAPDHLMLGDRAVPTDTDFALPITYYGPRRTIRTVSAQSIFDGTLSRAAIENRIVVIGASVAGGGDFYPTPFDSLMPGVEVVSTAITHLVAGDGIVRDRRVRIADAFAAILLPMLLVGLLAWRRSTLGIVAATAVMIAWAGLNVFAFTHGVWLNAATTLAATVPPVAVFIGAQLWAGGRRTQYLAAKSRSLAQLQAPAVQEWLARDPHFLSKPVRQDAAVVFIDLSGFTALSERTDPDALQEILKAFHALIDKTAVDCGGMITGFLGDGAMILFGLPRAMPDDAARALTCAIDLHRGVERWIASLPPAIEDQIGFKIGAHFGEIVASRLGESHQHITATGDTVNVASRLMGVAAQNDARLALSDTLLDAADFHGAPDGILTGPLLTQVRGRSGVVTVWFWRDRDGPRQDTTKAETVD, from the coding sequence ATGCGTAGCCGAGGCGTTCAGATCCTCGTGGCACTCGTCCTCACCGCATTGTGGGGCGCAGGCGTCTTTGCCGCGCACGCCAACGGCCATCTGCGCTTTCTCGACCGCCTCGAGGCGACGCTGACGGATTGGCGGACTCAGGTCCGCGGCGTGCGGCGTCCGCCCGATCTCGTCACCATCGTCGCGATCGACGATACCGTGGTGAAGCGCGGCGGCAGCTATCCGCTGCCACGCGCGGATCTTGCGCGCGTCGTCGACACCATCGTGCAATTCAAGCCGAAGGTCGTCGCGATCGACCTGCTGCTGGTCGACCGCAGCGCCGCGATCGGGGATGCGACGCTGGCGAACACGCTCGCCACCGGTCCCATGGTGCTCGCGGCCGCCGCGATCTTCCCGGCCGCCAGCGAGGCCGTGGTGCCCAGCAGTGACGATCCCCTCGCCGTGCTGCCGCAGGCCGAACGCTTCCTGCTGCCGCTGCCCGCCTTTGCCGATCATGCCGAGGTCGGCGTCGTCAACGTCGCAACGGGACAGTCGGGCTCGCCGCTCTCGGTGCCGATGTTGTTCCGGACCCGCGACAAGGTCGAATTGTCATTTCCGTTGCGCGTCGCGGCGCGTGCGCTCGACAAGCCGCTGACGATCGCACCCGATCATCTCATGCTCGGCGACCGCGCGGTGCCGACCGACACCGACTTCGCGCTGCCGATCACCTATTACGGCCCGCGCCGCACCATCCGCACCGTCAGCGCGCAGAGCATCTTCGACGGCACGCTCAGCCGCGCCGCCATCGAGAACCGAATCGTCGTGATCGGCGCCTCGGTCGCCGGCGGCGGCGACTTCTACCCGACGCCGTTCGATTCCCTGATGCCGGGCGTCGAGGTGGTCTCGACCGCGATCACCCATCTCGTCGCCGGCGACGGCATCGTGCGCGACCGCAGAGTTCGTATCGCCGACGCATTCGCCGCGATCCTCTTGCCGATGCTGCTGGTCGGGCTGCTCGCCTGGCGGCGCAGCACGCTCGGCATCGTGGCGGCGACCGCGGTGATGATCGCCTGGGCCGGGCTCAACGTGTTCGCGTTCACGCACGGCGTCTGGCTGAACGCCGCGACCACGCTCGCGGCCACAGTGCCGCCGGTGGCAGTCTTTATCGGCGCGCAATTGTGGGCAGGAGGCCGCCGCACGCAATATCTCGCCGCCAAGAGCCGGTCGCTGGCGCAATTGCAGGCACCGGCGGTGCAGGAGTGGCTGGCGCGCGATCCTCATTTTCTGTCGAAGCCGGTTCGCCAGGACGCTGCCGTGGTCTTCATCGATCTGTCCGGCTTCACGGCGCTGAGCGAACGGACCGATCCGGACGCGCTCCAGGAAATCCTGAAGGCGTTTCACGCGCTGATCGACAAGACCGCGGTCGATTGCGGCGGCATGATCACCGGCTTTCTGGGCGACGGCGCCATGATCCTGTTCGGCCTGCCACGCGCCATGCCCGATGACGCGGCGCGGGCGCTGACATGCGCGATCGACCTGCATCGCGGCGTCGAACGCTGGATCGCCTCGCTGCCGCCAGCGATCGAGGATCAGATCGGCTTCAAGATCGGCGCGCATTTCGGCGAGATCGTCGCCTCCCGCCTCGGCGAGAGCCATCAGCACATCACGGCGACAGGCGACACCGTCAACGTCGCGAGCCGGCTGATGGGGGTCGCCGCGCAGAACGACGCGCGGCTCGCGCTGAGCGATACGCTGCTGGATGCTGCCGACTTCCACGGCGCTCCCGACGGCATCCTGACAGGCCCCCTCCTCACCCAGGTCCGCGGCCGCTCCGGCGTCGTGACCGTCTGGTTCTGGCGCGACCGGGATGGGCCGAGGCAGGACACGACGAAGGCAGAGACGGTCGACTGA
- a CDS encoding FecR domain-containing protein, with protein MRRIARAGFFALAGLFLLTGSATAQPAANVGCAASPSAAGTQTWRCNNGITIVTENGARFELKDANRDGQIDSVELSSKALLVEVPKKPGGNPFKVLTPQAIAAVRGTKWAVDVADAKTSVFVADGRVGVTRRARGRGVVLGPGEGVDVEATGPLTVKTWGQPRVDALMARLGQ; from the coding sequence ATGAGAAGGATCGCGCGCGCAGGGTTTTTCGCCCTGGCGGGGTTGTTTCTGTTGACTGGATCTGCAACTGCACAGCCTGCAGCCAATGTGGGCTGCGCGGCATCGCCGTCGGCCGCTGGCACGCAGACCTGGCGCTGCAACAATGGCATCACGATCGTTACGGAAAACGGCGCCCGATTTGAACTAAAGGACGCCAACCGCGACGGACAAATAGACTCCGTGGAGTTGAGCAGCAAAGCGCTGCTGGTCGAAGTGCCCAAGAAGCCCGGCGGCAATCCCTTCAAGGTGCTGACCCCGCAGGCGATCGCCGCCGTGCGCGGCACGAAATGGGCAGTCGATGTCGCTGACGCCAAGACCTCCGTGTTCGTCGCCGACGGCCGGGTCGGCGTGACCCGCAGGGCTCGCGGACGCGGTGTGGTGCTTGGACCGGGCGAAGGCGTCGATGTCGAGGCGACCGGCCCGTTGACCGTCAAGACATGGGGCCAGCCGCGCGTCGATGCGCTGATGGCAAGACTTGGACAATAA
- a CDS encoding DUF72 domain-containing protein yields the protein MRDPSVAKAKTASKKSGNIFIGIGGWTFEPWRGVFYPEKLTQAKELSYAASKLTSIEINGTYYGSQKPESFRKWASEVPEGFVFSVKGPRFATNRRVLAEAGDSIKRFYDSGVLELGDHLGPVLWQFAPTKKFDGADFGKFLELLPRKLDGRALRHVVEVRHDSFCTPDFVALIREFETPVVFAEHGKYPAIADVAGDFVYARLQKGNDEIKTCYPPKQLDAWAERFQAWASGSEPDDLPKVDQATPKKEPRDVFAYVIHEGKVRAPHGAMELIARVS from the coding sequence ATGCGAGATCCTTCCGTGGCCAAAGCAAAAACTGCGTCCAAAAAATCCGGCAACATCTTCATCGGCATCGGCGGCTGGACCTTCGAGCCGTGGCGCGGCGTGTTCTACCCGGAGAAGCTGACGCAGGCGAAAGAGCTGTCCTACGCCGCCTCGAAGCTGACCTCGATCGAGATCAACGGCACCTATTACGGCTCGCAGAAGCCGGAGAGCTTCCGCAAATGGGCAAGCGAAGTGCCCGAAGGTTTCGTGTTCTCGGTGAAGGGACCGCGCTTCGCCACCAACCGCCGCGTTCTCGCCGAGGCCGGCGATTCCATAAAGCGGTTCTACGATTCCGGCGTGCTGGAGCTCGGTGACCATCTCGGACCCGTGCTCTGGCAATTCGCGCCGACAAAGAAGTTCGACGGCGCCGATTTCGGCAAGTTTCTGGAGCTGCTGCCGCGCAAGCTCGACGGGCGCGCGCTGCGCCATGTCGTGGAAGTGCGCCATGACAGTTTCTGCACGCCTGATTTCGTCGCGCTGATCCGCGAATTCGAGACGCCTGTCGTGTTCGCCGAGCACGGCAAATATCCGGCGATTGCCGACGTTGCCGGCGATTTCGTCTATGCAAGGCTCCAGAAGGGCAATGACGAGATCAAGACCTGCTATCCCCCAAAGCAGCTCGATGCCTGGGCCGAGCGCTTTCAGGCCTGGGCTTCGGGCAGTGAACCCGACGATTTGCCGAAGGTTGATCAGGCCACACCGAAGAAGGAGCCACGCGACGTGTTCGCCTATGTCATCCACGAGGGCAAGGTGCGGGCGCCGCACGGTGCCATGGAACTGATCGCGCGGGTGAGCTGA
- a CDS encoding glycosyltransferase family 39 protein yields the protein MGGADARIIRNTALVILALVALRLVAAAFTPITFDEAYYWMWSKNLAGGYYDHPPMVAYVIRAGTMIAGDTELGVRLVSILLALPMSYAVYRSAAILFGGARVAANSAILLNVTMMASVGTLIVTPDAPLLVASSFVLFFLAKVLETGRGAWWLAVGAAVGAALLSKYTAMFFGAAILIWLASVPKLRRWFLSPWPYLGGLVALALFSPVILWNADHHWVSFAKQLGRAKIEDFRPVFIAELIPTQIAFATPLVFILGAMGLHALTWHRAGALASRVLIETMFWTIVAYFIWHSLHARVEANWFAPIYPPFVVAAAAAANLVQWRPRPRRLVDFCLRWAAPVGIVMFVALIVQANTGWLSGYRRDATVRSVGVGWRELAAEIEAVRARSGATCVLAQDYGTTGWLAFYLPPGTCVAQQTQRIRWVNMPEPDPKLLAGKLLYVDELRAGGHPALNDLFATVTQIAQLQRKRGPLVVETYGIDLLEGAKGDVLDRSPPPEAR from the coding sequence ATGGGCGGAGCTGACGCGCGGATCATCCGCAACACCGCGCTGGTGATTCTTGCGCTGGTGGCTCTGCGGCTGGTCGCGGCCGCGTTCACGCCGATTACCTTCGACGAAGCCTATTACTGGATGTGGTCGAAGAATCTGGCGGGCGGTTACTACGACCACCCGCCGATGGTGGCCTATGTGATCCGCGCCGGCACGATGATCGCCGGCGACACCGAGCTCGGCGTTCGCCTCGTCTCGATCCTGCTGGCGCTGCCGATGAGCTATGCGGTCTATCGCTCCGCGGCGATCCTGTTCGGCGGCGCGCGCGTGGCCGCCAACAGCGCCATCCTGCTCAACGTGACGATGATGGCCTCGGTCGGCACGCTGATCGTGACGCCCGATGCGCCGCTGCTGGTCGCCTCCAGTTTCGTGCTGTTCTTCCTCGCAAAAGTGCTGGAGACCGGACGCGGGGCCTGGTGGCTCGCGGTCGGCGCAGCCGTTGGTGCGGCGCTGCTGTCGAAATACACCGCGATGTTCTTTGGCGCGGCGATCCTGATCTGGCTCGCTTCCGTGCCAAAGCTGCGGCGCTGGTTTCTCTCGCCCTGGCCCTATCTCGGCGGTCTCGTTGCGCTGGCGCTGTTCTCACCGGTGATCCTCTGGAACGCGGATCATCATTGGGTCTCGTTCGCAAAGCAGCTCGGCCGTGCCAAGATCGAGGACTTTCGCCCCGTTTTCATCGCCGAGCTGATCCCGACCCAGATCGCGTTCGCGACCCCGCTCGTCTTCATCCTCGGCGCGATGGGCCTGCACGCGTTGACCTGGCACCGGGCCGGCGCGCTGGCCTCGCGGGTGCTGATCGAGACGATGTTCTGGACCATCGTCGCCTATTTCATCTGGCATTCGCTGCATGCCCGCGTCGAGGCCAACTGGTTCGCACCGATCTATCCGCCCTTCGTCGTTGCCGCGGCAGCCGCCGCCAACCTCGTGCAATGGAGGCCGCGCCCGCGTAGGCTGGTCGATTTCTGCCTGCGCTGGGCGGCGCCGGTGGGCATCGTGATGTTTGTAGCCCTGATCGTGCAGGCCAATACCGGCTGGTTGTCTGGATATCGCCGCGATGCCACCGTGCGCAGCGTCGGCGTCGGCTGGCGCGAGCTTGCCGCCGAGATCGAAGCGGTGCGCGCGCGTAGTGGCGCGACCTGTGTGCTCGCGCAGGACTACGGCACAACGGGCTGGCTCGCCTTTTATCTGCCGCCCGGCACCTGCGTGGCGCAGCAGACCCAGCGCATCCGCTGGGTCAACATGCCCGAGCCCGATCCCAAGCTGCTCGCCGGTAAGCTGCTCTATGTGGACGAGCTGCGCGCAGGCGGTCATCCCGCCCTCAACGACCTCTTTGCGACGGTGACGCAAATTGCGCAATTGCAGCGCAAGCGCGGGCCGCTCGTGGTCGAGACCTACGGCATCGATCTGCTCGAAGGCGCCAAGGGCGACGTGCTCGACCGCTCCCCGCCGCCGGAAGCGCGGTAG
- a CDS encoding SDR family NAD(P)-dependent oxidoreductase has translation MTSHDTAKILAGKVALVTGAGRGLGRAFAEKLAALGADVAIHGMRENGPAEYGEGTTLTAVAVEIGRQFDVRSQRVLGDLTRGEDIARVIAETEGALGPIDILVHNAGGDIAAAGGKPDPNDAVNIKEADVRAVLERNLLSTILTCQAVAKGMMERRSGRIVTLGSVAAFKGRTQGSIYAVSKAGVTHYTRCLADQLRPYDIAVNCIAPGDTRTGRFLGTRAVDPNRMVESGTLDRIATVDEVARVVEFFAGPMGAFVSGQVLRIDGGGQCWPG, from the coding sequence ATGACATCGCATGACACGGCGAAGATTTTGGCGGGCAAGGTTGCCCTGGTGACTGGTGCGGGTCGCGGGCTCGGCCGCGCTTTTGCAGAGAAGCTCGCCGCACTCGGCGCCGACGTTGCCATCCACGGCATGCGCGAAAACGGCCCGGCGGAATATGGCGAGGGCACGACGCTTACCGCGGTGGCCGTCGAGATTGGCCGGCAATTCGATGTCCGCAGTCAGCGCGTGCTCGGCGATCTCACCAGGGGCGAGGACATCGCGCGCGTGATTGCCGAGACGGAAGGCGCGCTCGGTCCGATCGACATTCTCGTGCACAATGCCGGCGGCGACATCGCAGCCGCCGGCGGCAAGCCAGATCCGAACGATGCGGTGAACATCAAGGAGGCCGACGTGCGCGCGGTGCTGGAGCGCAACCTGCTCTCCACCATCCTGACCTGCCAGGCGGTCGCGAAGGGCATGATGGAGCGGCGATCCGGCCGCATCGTCACGCTCGGCTCGGTCGCGGCCTTCAAGGGGCGCACCCAGGGCTCGATCTATGCGGTGTCGAAGGCCGGCGTGACCCACTACACGCGATGCCTCGCCGACCAGCTCCGTCCCTACGACATCGCGGTCAACTGCATCGCGCCCGGCGATACCCGCACCGGCCGCTTCCTCGGCACCCGCGCGGTGGATCCGAACCGGATGGTCGAGAGCGGCACGCTCGACCGCATCGCGACCGTCGACGAGGTCGCGCGCGTCGTGGAGTTCTTCGCCGGCCCCATGGGCGCCTTCGTCTCGGGCCAGGTGCTGCGGATCGACGGCGGCGGACAGTGCTGGCCGGGCTGA
- a CDS encoding glycosyltransferase family 2 protein: MNEAIRPGADALPQAQEGPELSVIVPTFNERDNVTVLYRRLEATLANVAWEVVFVDDNSPDGTWDVVRALALRDSRVRCVRRIGRRGLSGACIEGILASSAPYVAVIDADLQHDETQLPKMLLLLASDEADLVVGSRYIEGYKSEGFNKQRAGASALATEVAKKMLRVEIADPMSGFFMIRRDRFEQLAPKLSVHGFKILLDVVATAHGGLRAVEIPYTFGARQHGESKLDSMVALDFLGLVLAKLSNDIVSLRFILFAMVGGIGLVVHLTTLFLGLQLFKAPFAEAQAAGAIVAMTSNFILNNFLTYRDQRLKGFALLRGLIAFYIVCSVGLLANVGVAFSVYDQEPIWWLAGMAGALMGVVWNYAMSGLFVWRKK, from the coding sequence ATGAACGAAGCGATCAGACCGGGCGCCGACGCCCTTCCACAGGCTCAAGAGGGGCCGGAACTGTCGGTCATCGTCCCGACCTTCAACGAGCGCGACAACGTCACGGTGCTGTACCGGCGGCTGGAGGCGACGCTTGCCAACGTTGCCTGGGAAGTCGTGTTCGTCGACGACAATTCACCCGACGGCACCTGGGACGTCGTGCGCGCGCTGGCGCTGCGCGACAGCCGCGTCCGCTGTGTCCGCCGCATCGGCCGTCGCGGCCTCTCGGGCGCCTGTATCGAGGGTATTCTCGCCTCGAGCGCACCCTATGTGGCCGTGATCGACGCCGACCTCCAGCACGACGAGACGCAGCTGCCGAAGATGCTGTTGCTGCTCGCGAGCGACGAGGCCGACCTCGTGGTCGGCAGCCGCTATATCGAGGGCTACAAGAGCGAGGGGTTCAACAAGCAGCGCGCCGGGGCCAGCGCCCTGGCGACCGAGGTCGCCAAGAAGATGCTGCGGGTCGAGATCGCCGATCCCATGAGCGGCTTCTTCATGATTCGCCGCGATCGGTTCGAGCAGCTCGCGCCAAAGCTTTCCGTGCACGGCTTCAAGATCCTGCTCGATGTCGTCGCGACCGCGCACGGCGGCTTGCGGGCCGTCGAGATTCCCTACACCTTCGGCGCCCGCCAGCACGGCGAGAGCAAGCTCGATTCCATGGTCGCGCTCGATTTCCTCGGCCTCGTCCTTGCCAAGCTGAGCAACGACATCGTCTCGTTGCGCTTCATCCTGTTCGCGATGGTCGGCGGCATCGGTCTCGTGGTGCATCTCACCACGCTGTTCCTCGGGCTTCAGCTGTTCAAGGCGCCGTTCGCGGAGGCGCAGGCCGCCGGCGCCATCGTCGCCATGACCAGCAATTTCATCCTCAACAACTTCCTCACCTATCGCGACCAGCGCCTGAAGGGCTTTGCGCTGCTGCGCGGCCTGATCGCGTTCTACATCGTGTGTAGCGTCGGGCTGCTCGCCAATGTCGGCGTCGCCTTCTCGGTCTACGACCAGGAGCCGATCTGGTGGCTGGCCGGCATGGCCGGCGCGCTGATGGGCGTGGTGTGGAACTACGCGATGTCCGGACTGTTCGTCTGGCGCAAGAAATAG